In Halogeometricum sp. S1BR25-6, a single genomic region encodes these proteins:
- a CDS encoding Zn-ribbon domain-containing OB-fold protein — MTDHGYDEWVEALGTDDAFYLECPEGHGSLPPRRTCPHCGATELAETPLPETGAVETYTEVHVAGPDFDGQTPYVTAIASFGDVRLTGVLRDASGEDVDAGLSVGVETAENPDTGDATVVFRPR, encoded by the coding sequence ATGACCGACCACGGCTACGACGAGTGGGTCGAAGCCCTCGGCACCGACGACGCGTTCTACCTCGAATGCCCCGAGGGACACGGGTCGCTCCCGCCGCGGCGGACCTGCCCGCACTGCGGCGCGACGGAGTTGGCGGAGACGCCGCTGCCGGAGACGGGCGCCGTCGAGACGTACACCGAGGTCCACGTCGCCGGCCCGGACTTCGACGGGCAGACGCCGTACGTCACCGCGATAGCGTCGTTCGGCGACGTGCGACTCACGGGCGTCCTGCGCGACGCGTCGGGCGAGGACGTCGACGCGGGCCTCTCCGTGGGCGTCGAGACGGCGGAGAACCCCGACACGGGCGACGCGACGGTCGTGTTCCGGCCGCGGTAG
- a CDS encoding DUF7314 family protein, which yields MADEFIKGLGIFTAAGLGWMVLAGWYRTSSFESSKQLIEPASGGGTLFDAMGIALMDALLYFALLGALTFWVLIPAGRQARSAVRDRRSQ from the coding sequence ATGGCTGACGAGTTCATCAAGGGACTCGGTATCTTCACCGCCGCGGGCCTCGGATGGATGGTGCTGGCCGGGTGGTACCGAACGAGCAGTTTCGAGAGCAGCAAACAGCTCATCGAACCCGCCTCCGGCGGGGGGACGCTGTTCGACGCGATGGGCATCGCGCTGATGGACGCGTTACTCTACTTCGCGCTCCTCGGCGCGCTGACGTTCTGGGTGCTCATCCCCGCCGGGCGGCAGGCGCGTTCGGCCGTCCGCGACCGGCGCTCGCAGTAA
- the meaB gene encoding methylmalonyl Co-A mutase-associated GTPase MeaB produces MSHAEDRGETRVDALVSDLLDGKHRALARAITKIENRSPGYRELVSRLHAHTGGADVIGITGSPGAGKSTLVDKLAKAYREEGLTVGVIAVDPSSPYTGGAVLGDRIRMASNVGDMDVFFRSMSARGQLGGLSTATSDAVKALDAFGKDKVIVETVGAGQNEVDVVRTADTVTVLVQPGSGDDVQMLKAGILEIGDVFVVNKADMDGVNRTVAELEEMIHLRDNPGATLDSGHHGVDSGLPEGVSGHEGAQESAHDGHERENGHDGAAEAKPEENDDAPDWEPAVVETVATSGDGVGELVETLAAHADYLAESGMRERKARTRYAEEIRQLLRNDANALLKEELDRHGGAEALAEAVAARETDPYAVADEVFEPLRECVEARRGEE; encoded by the coding sequence ATGAGTCACGCCGAAGACCGCGGCGAGACGCGCGTCGACGCCCTCGTCTCGGACCTCCTCGACGGCAAGCACCGCGCCCTCGCGCGGGCCATCACGAAGATAGAGAATCGGAGTCCGGGCTACCGAGAGTTGGTCTCCCGCCTCCACGCCCACACCGGCGGCGCGGACGTCATCGGAATCACGGGGAGTCCCGGCGCGGGCAAGTCCACCCTGGTCGACAAACTGGCGAAAGCCTACCGGGAGGAGGGCCTCACCGTCGGCGTCATCGCCGTCGACCCCTCCTCGCCGTACACCGGCGGGGCCGTCCTCGGCGACCGCATCCGAATGGCCTCAAACGTCGGCGACATGGACGTGTTCTTCCGGTCGATGAGCGCCCGCGGGCAACTCGGCGGCCTCTCGACGGCCACCTCGGACGCGGTGAAGGCGCTGGACGCGTTCGGCAAGGACAAGGTCATCGTCGAGACGGTGGGCGCCGGTCAGAACGAGGTGGACGTCGTCCGCACCGCCGACACCGTCACCGTCCTCGTCCAACCCGGCAGCGGCGACGACGTGCAGATGCTGAAGGCGGGCATCCTCGAAATCGGCGACGTCTTCGTCGTCAACAAGGCCGACATGGACGGCGTCAATCGCACCGTCGCCGAGTTAGAGGAGATGATCCACCTCCGGGACAACCCCGGCGCGACGCTCGACTCGGGGCACCACGGCGTCGATTCGGGCCTCCCCGAAGGCGTCTCCGGGCACGAGGGGGCGCAGGAGAGCGCGCACGACGGACACGAACGGGAGAACGGGCACGACGGCGCGGCCGAGGCGAAACCCGAAGAGAACGACGACGCCCCCGACTGGGAACCCGCCGTCGTGGAGACGGTGGCGACCAGCGGCGACGGCGTCGGGGAACTGGTGGAGACGCTGGCCGCCCACGCCGACTACCTCGCCGAGTCGGGGATGCGCGAGCGGAAGGCCCGCACCCGGTACGCCGAGGAGATTCGACAACTGCTCCGCAACGACGCGAACGCGCTGTTGAAGGAGGAACTCGACCGGCACGGCGGCGCGGAGGCGCTGGCCGAGGCCGTCGCCGCCCGCGAGACGGACCCCTACGCCGTCGCCGACGAGGTGTTCGAACCGCTCCGCGAGTGCGTCGAGGCGCGGCGCGGCGAGGAGTGA
- a CDS encoding M28 family peptidase, whose amino-acid sequence MTTWIGETFTSDFGWDLLESLADVGDRMAGSPGEREAMELTREAFEAAGARDARIDTFDIQGWERGDSAVRVEGTTQDCIALPRSPSATAAGEFVDLGYGLPEDFEADLSGKVVMVSSTVPDHYERFIHRREKYYHAVEAGAAAFVFANHVEGCLPPTGSVGTEEAPVGEIPAVGVSKEVGARLVRRFEGEELTVEVDCETPDAESGNVHAELGPDTDEEVLVTGHLDAHDIAEGAWDNGSGTAMAAELARVLVDREDELDTRVRFVVFGAEEVGLVGSTHESERLGEDRANVRAVVNHDGVVFGRTLKFDYHGFEELESTAEAVGDRFDHPVSTNPELVPHSDHWPFTRWGVPGYMVSCETEGRGRGWGHTFADTLDKLEVRNLREQAILLADLVVDLADEGTEIPHKEASEMADRLEDEDLAAGMRITGDWPY is encoded by the coding sequence ATGACAACCTGGATCGGCGAGACGTTCACCAGCGACTTCGGTTGGGACCTCCTCGAATCGCTCGCGGACGTCGGCGACCGGATGGCCGGGTCGCCCGGCGAACGCGAGGCGATGGAACTGACGCGCGAGGCCTTCGAGGCGGCCGGCGCGCGCGACGCGCGAATCGACACGTTCGACATTCAGGGGTGGGAGCGCGGCGACAGCGCCGTCCGCGTCGAGGGGACGACGCAGGACTGCATCGCCCTGCCGCGCAGTCCCTCCGCGACGGCGGCGGGCGAGTTCGTCGACCTCGGCTACGGCCTCCCGGAGGACTTCGAGGCGGACCTCTCCGGGAAGGTGGTGATGGTCTCCTCGACCGTCCCCGACCACTACGAGCGGTTCATCCACCGCCGCGAGAAGTACTACCACGCCGTCGAGGCGGGCGCCGCGGCGTTCGTCTTCGCCAACCACGTCGAGGGCTGTCTCCCCCCGACGGGGAGCGTCGGCACCGAGGAGGCGCCCGTCGGAGAGATACCCGCCGTCGGCGTCAGCAAGGAGGTGGGCGCCCGCCTCGTCCGGCGTTTCGAGGGCGAGGAACTGACGGTTGAGGTCGACTGCGAGACGCCGGACGCCGAGAGCGGCAACGTCCACGCCGAACTCGGCCCCGACACCGACGAAGAGGTGCTCGTCACCGGCCACCTCGACGCGCACGACATCGCCGAGGGGGCGTGGGACAACGGGTCCGGCACCGCGATGGCGGCCGAACTCGCGCGCGTCCTCGTCGACCGGGAGGACGAACTCGACACGCGCGTCCGCTTCGTCGTCTTCGGCGCCGAGGAGGTCGGACTCGTCGGGTCGACCCACGAATCCGAGCGGTTGGGCGAGGACAGGGCGAACGTCAGGGCCGTCGTCAACCACGACGGCGTCGTCTTCGGCCGGACGCTGAAGTTCGACTACCACGGCTTCGAGGAACTCGAATCGACCGCCGAGGCGGTCGGCGACCGGTTCGACCACCCGGTGTCGACGAACCCCGAACTCGTTCCGCACAGCGACCACTGGCCGTTCACCCGGTGGGGCGTGCCGGGTTACATGGTCTCCTGCGAGACGGAGGGTCGCGGCCGCGGGTGGGGCCACACGTTCGCAGACACCCTCGACAAACTGGAGGTGCGCAACCTCCGCGAGCAGGCGATTCTGTTGGCGGACCTCGTCGTCGACCTGGCCGACGAAGGGACCGAGATACCGCACAAGGAGGCCTCGGAGATGGCGGACCGACTCGAAGACGAGGACCTCGCGGCGGGAATGCGGATTACGGGCGACTGGCCGTACTGA
- a CDS encoding DUF7313 family protein encodes MQPLQFLVPLDGIDAIEPALKYAIVVLVLANMVTRILAHRSHVKQADEDDGDETLSRFLPHTVTTLLLVFASFLFLLIDPHPGTVLSVLVLGLFLTDFFEFESRRVEARSKALELERPKAALGASVLVLLYAAYQSLFFVIAPVWNAVI; translated from the coding sequence ATGCAACCGCTACAGTTCCTCGTCCCACTCGATGGCATCGACGCCATCGAACCGGCGCTCAAGTACGCCATCGTGGTGCTGGTCCTCGCCAACATGGTGACGCGGATACTCGCGCACCGCTCGCACGTCAAGCAGGCCGACGAGGACGACGGCGACGAGACGCTCTCGCGGTTCCTCCCGCACACCGTGACGACGCTGCTCCTCGTGTTCGCGTCGTTCCTGTTCCTCCTCATCGACCCGCACCCGGGAACGGTGCTGTCGGTGCTCGTGCTCGGTCTGTTCCTCACCGACTTCTTCGAGTTCGAGTCGCGCCGCGTCGAGGCGCGCTCGAAGGCGCTCGAACTCGAACGCCCGAAAGCGGCGCTCGGGGCGTCCGTCCTCGTGCTTCTGTACGCGGCGTACCAGAGTCTCTTCTTCGTCATCGCCCCCGTCTGGAACGCCGTCATCTGA
- a CDS encoding GAF domain-containing protein, with translation MSRRERGGRVLVVLPDSPDESEYAALVESFRAALGAQIIVRQGRTATEYVYELGPTIDCAVSLCDDDDLVESLVNAANGVPVVVYGETRVPGADEVVCSTNGIESFTRRVAAVVEEDRRESELVDANQKLTALSVHASAITGCESVSEVCEETLAAAIEALAFTFCTVALVEGDRIVPRASTLPPEDQNSCHVSEGIAGRTYRTRETQIVGDIAADADALFSASRRSTVSVPLGSYGIIQVVSDSHRAFDEHDAEFLEILAGYTTEALARLDRETALRAERDRLHAFFDNLPVPAVYVEEETPDGRVRCEVNRAYEETFQRRPNPSNPSVEAAFANETERRLFADHLWSGDSVAAEVDRETVAGDRETLELTIVPVPSSGPAGSAYGVYNHDSPRLPAGYELS, from the coding sequence ATGTCGCGGCGGGAACGCGGGGGGCGTGTGTTAGTGGTGTTGCCCGATTCACCGGACGAGAGCGAGTATGCCGCGCTCGTCGAGTCGTTTCGGGCGGCCCTCGGAGCGCAGATTATCGTCAGACAGGGCCGGACGGCGACCGAGTACGTGTACGAACTGGGACCGACCATCGACTGCGCCGTCTCGCTCTGCGACGACGACGACCTCGTCGAGTCGCTGGTGAACGCCGCCAACGGCGTTCCCGTCGTCGTGTACGGCGAGACGCGAGTGCCGGGCGCCGACGAGGTCGTCTGCTCGACCAACGGCATCGAGTCGTTCACGCGGCGCGTCGCCGCGGTCGTCGAGGAGGACCGCCGCGAGAGCGAACTCGTCGACGCGAACCAGAAACTGACCGCGCTGAGCGTGCACGCCAGCGCCATCACCGGTTGCGAGTCGGTCTCGGAGGTGTGCGAGGAGACGCTCGCCGCCGCCATCGAGGCGCTCGCGTTCACGTTCTGTACGGTCGCGCTGGTCGAAGGCGACCGCATCGTCCCGCGCGCGTCGACGCTCCCCCCCGAGGACCAAAACAGCTGTCACGTCAGCGAGGGTATCGCCGGGCGGACGTATCGGACGCGCGAAACGCAAATCGTCGGCGACATCGCCGCCGACGCGGACGCCCTCTTCTCGGCGTCCCGACGCTCGACGGTGAGCGTTCCGCTGGGGTCGTACGGCATCATTCAGGTCGTCTCGGACTCGCATCGCGCCTTCGACGAACACGACGCCGAGTTCCTCGAAATCCTCGCGGGCTATACGACCGAGGCGCTCGCCCGACTCGACCGGGAGACGGCGCTCAGGGCCGAACGCGACCGACTCCACGCCTTCTTCGACAACCTCCCCGTGCCGGCCGTCTACGTCGAAGAGGAGACGCCGGACGGCCGCGTCCGCTGTGAGGTGAACCGCGCCTACGAGGAGACGTTCCAGCGGAGGCCGAACCCCTCGAACCCCTCCGTCGAGGCGGCGTTCGCCAACGAAACGGAGCGGCGACTGTTCGCCGACCACCTCTGGTCGGGCGACAGCGTCGCGGCGGAGGTCGACCGCGAAACGGTCGCGGGCGACCGAGAGACGCTCGAACTCACCATCGTCCCCGTCCCGAGTTCGGGTCCCGCCGGGTCGGCGTACGGCGTCTACAACCACGACAGCCCGCGGCTGCCGGCCGGCTACGAACTGTCCTAA
- a CDS encoding thiolase domain-containing protein: MNDVRIAGVGLTPFGRQPERTGRDLFAEAALAAREDAGGVAREAFEGLHYGNFMGALAERQGHQGPLMAEAAGLDCPATRHESACASAGVAVRHAVQAIRAGEHDVLLAGGMERMTNLPTTEVTESLAIAADELFEVRAGMTFPGAYALMARAYFEEYGGSREDLAHIAVKNHANAVPNEFAQYRREVTVEESMDSPPVATPLHLFDACPITDGASAVVLVSDDYAEEHGLDAPIRVAGSGQGGDNLALQDREAFSRTPAATDAAEAAYDDAGVGPDDVDVAEVHDCFTIAEVLALESLGLFDHGEGISAAREGRTTRDGDLPVNLSGGLKAKGHPVGATGGAQVVEMTKLLRGDHVNSDALSDPRLGVTHNAGGTVASAVVHVLEVVE, encoded by the coding sequence ATGAACGACGTTCGAATCGCCGGAGTCGGTCTCACGCCGTTCGGGCGGCAACCGGAGCGGACGGGACGGGACCTGTTCGCCGAGGCCGCGCTGGCGGCGCGCGAAGACGCCGGCGGCGTCGCCCGCGAGGCGTTCGAGGGACTTCACTACGGGAACTTCATGGGCGCCCTCGCGGAGCGACAGGGACACCAAGGACCGCTGATGGCCGAAGCCGCCGGCCTCGACTGCCCCGCGACGCGCCACGAGTCGGCGTGCGCCTCGGCCGGGGTGGCCGTCAGACACGCCGTGCAGGCCATCCGCGCGGGCGAGCACGACGTGCTCCTCGCGGGCGGGATGGAGCGCATGACGAACCTCCCGACGACCGAGGTGACAGAGTCGTTGGCCATCGCCGCCGACGAACTGTTCGAGGTGCGCGCCGGCATGACGTTCCCCGGCGCGTACGCCCTGATGGCCCGCGCGTACTTCGAGGAGTACGGCGGGTCGCGCGAGGATTTGGCCCATATCGCGGTGAAGAACCACGCCAACGCCGTGCCGAACGAGTTCGCGCAGTACCGACGGGAGGTGACGGTCGAGGAGTCGATGGACAGTCCGCCCGTGGCGACGCCCCTCCACCTGTTCGACGCCTGCCCCATCACCGACGGGGCGAGCGCCGTCGTCCTCGTCAGCGACGACTACGCCGAGGAGCACGGACTCGACGCTCCTATCAGAGTCGCCGGGAGCGGACAGGGCGGCGACAACCTCGCCCTGCAGGACCGCGAGGCGTTCTCGCGGACGCCCGCCGCGACAGACGCGGCCGAGGCGGCCTACGACGACGCCGGCGTCGGCCCCGACGACGTCGACGTCGCGGAGGTGCACGACTGCTTCACCATCGCCGAGGTACTGGCGCTGGAATCGCTCGGCCTGTTCGACCACGGCGAGGGAATCTCGGCCGCGCGCGAGGGGCGGACGACGCGCGACGGCGATTTGCCGGTGAACCTCTCGGGCGGCCTGAAGGCGAAGGGCCACCCCGTCGGCGCCACCGGCGGTGCGCAGGTGGTCGAGATGACGAAACTGCTCCGCGGCGACCACGTCAACAGCGACGCCCTCTCGGACCCGCGCCTCGGCGTCACGCACAACGCGGGCGGCACCGTCGCCAGCGCCGTCGTCCACGTGCTGGAGGTGGTCGAATGA
- a CDS encoding alpha/beta fold hydrolase has translation MKLRTIAGGVVAGVGAVAAANAVLSRRAPPLEPALSGEQHTYRWRGIDVRYAEAGDEGNPTLVLLHGVNAAASNGEFREVFDELAEDYHVVAPDLPGFGTSDRPQLRYSAALYEDFVGEFVSEYDDPAVVASSLTAAYLVGADPDVSRMILVCPTERGGPDPMQWLRELIRTPLVGEAVFNLLGSKPSIRYFNADHGYADPSRVSEEWMNYEWRTAHQKNARFAPASFISGYLNSEVDFASALAETDVPVTLVWGRESDLVPLKDGRELAEAADCKLVVFDDAKLLPHVEFPEQFLSTVREEMNVDA, from the coding sequence ATGAAACTCCGAACGATAGCCGGCGGAGTCGTCGCCGGCGTCGGCGCCGTCGCCGCCGCGAACGCCGTCCTCTCGCGTCGCGCGCCGCCACTCGAACCGGCCCTGTCGGGCGAACAGCACACCTACCGCTGGCGCGGCATCGACGTCCGCTACGCCGAGGCGGGCGACGAGGGGAACCCGACGCTGGTCCTCCTGCACGGCGTCAACGCCGCCGCCTCGAACGGCGAGTTCCGCGAGGTGTTCGACGAACTCGCGGAGGACTACCACGTCGTCGCCCCCGACCTGCCCGGATTCGGCACCTCCGACCGGCCGCAACTGCGCTACTCGGCGGCGCTGTACGAGGACTTCGTCGGCGAGTTCGTCTCGGAGTACGACGACCCCGCCGTCGTCGCCTCCTCGCTCACCGCCGCCTACCTCGTCGGCGCCGACCCCGACGTCTCGCGCATGATACTCGTCTGTCCGACCGAACGCGGCGGCCCGGACCCGATGCAGTGGCTCCGCGAACTGATTCGGACACCGCTCGTCGGCGAGGCCGTCTTCAACCTCCTCGGCTCGAAGCCGTCCATCCGCTACTTCAACGCCGACCACGGCTACGCGGACCCCTCGCGCGTCTCCGAGGAGTGGATGAACTACGAGTGGCGCACCGCCCACCAGAAGAACGCGCGGTTCGCGCCGGCGTCGTTCATCAGCGGCTACCTCAACTCCGAGGTGGACTTCGCGTCCGCGCTGGCGGAGACGGACGTACCGGTGACGCTCGTCTGGGGCCGGGAGTCCGACCTCGTTCCCCTGAAGGACGGCCGCGAACTCGCGGAGGCGGCCGACTGCAAACTCGTCGTCTTTGACGACGCGAAACTCCTGCCGCACGTCGAGTTCCCCGAGCAGTTCCTCTCGACCGTTCGGGAGGAGATGAACGTCGACGCGTAG
- a CDS encoding cobalamin B12-binding domain-containing protein, protein MSADAERGHQQRTVRCLIAKVGLDGHDRGAHVIARAFRDAGFEVVYSGLHRAPEEIVQAAVQEDVDVLGISILSGAHNTLVPKIIDGLKEYDAFEDTLILVGGIVPDEDRPKLKEMGVSEVFGPGTPMKETIEFVRENAPRRD, encoded by the coding sequence ATGAGCGCCGACGCCGAACGCGGTCACCAACAGCGAACCGTCCGTTGTCTCATCGCCAAGGTCGGACTGGACGGCCACGACAGGGGGGCGCACGTCATCGCGCGCGCCTTCCGGGACGCCGGGTTCGAGGTGGTCTACTCCGGTCTGCACCGCGCGCCGGAGGAAATCGTGCAGGCGGCCGTCCAAGAGGACGTCGACGTGTTGGGCATCTCCATCCTCTCGGGGGCGCACAACACCCTCGTTCCCAAGATTATCGACGGCCTAAAGGAGTACGACGCGTTCGAGGACACCCTCATCCTCGTCGGCGGCATCGTCCCGGACGAGGACCGCCCGAAACTCAAAGAGATGGGCGTCTCCGAGGTGTTCGGCCCCGGCACGCCGATGAAAGAGACCATCGAGTTCGTTCGGGAGAACGCCCCCCGCCGCGACTGA
- a CDS encoding NAD(+)/NADH kinase, producing the protein MTRDAPVVVVRGGDGDADADAVADAVAAAGGVVRRDARGEAGRDAYDRSGGADPSDPAERANADADADALFAVGEDALLSLAAVDVSTPILPVDCAVGHRSVPADRVGEAVRRLRSAETRVVSHPALSVAVDGEAAGTALADVTLMTDAPARISEYAISTPRERVDSFRADGVVVATPLGSTGYARAAGGPTLAPDTGVVAVPIAPYTTLPDSWVFRLPVALSVERDEASVSLIVDAEERRPVPPHAPVELAVNGHLPFLRLDDS; encoded by the coding sequence GTGACCCGCGACGCGCCCGTCGTGGTCGTCCGCGGCGGCGACGGAGACGCCGACGCCGACGCGGTGGCGGACGCCGTGGCGGCCGCCGGCGGCGTCGTCCGTCGCGACGCGCGGGGCGAGGCGGGACGGGACGCGTACGACCGGTCCGGAGGCGCCGACCCGAGCGATCCGGCCGAGCGAGCGAACGCGGACGCGGATGCGGACGCCCTCTTCGCCGTCGGCGAGGACGCCCTCCTCTCGCTGGCCGCCGTGGACGTGTCGACGCCGATTCTCCCGGTCGACTGCGCCGTCGGCCACCGGTCGGTCCCCGCGGACCGCGTCGGCGAGGCGGTTCGACGGCTCCGCTCGGCGGAGACGCGCGTGGTCTCGCACCCCGCCCTCTCCGTCGCCGTCGACGGCGAGGCGGCGGGCACCGCGCTCGCCGACGTGACGCTCATGACCGACGCCCCGGCGCGCATCTCCGAGTACGCCATCTCGACGCCCCGAGAGCGCGTCGACTCTTTCCGCGCGGACGGCGTGGTCGTCGCCACACCCCTCGGCAGCACCGGCTACGCGCGCGCGGCCGGCGGTCCGACGCTCGCGCCCGACACGGGTGTCGTCGCCGTCCCCATCGCTCCGTACACGACGCTTCCGGATTCGTGGGTGTTCCGCCTCCCGGTCGCTCTCTCGGTCGAACGCGACGAGGCGTCCGTCTCGCTCATCGTCGACGCCGAGGAGCGTCGACCGGTTCCGCCGCACGCCCCCGTCGAACTCGCCGTGAACGGACACCTGCCGTTCCTCCGTCTCGACGACTCGTAG